Within the Magnetospirillum sp. ME-1 genome, the region ACAATAGCTTCATCCACAAGATCCCCAAATCACGCACCCCGCTCTATCTGGCGCGCCACCGGCGCAAGGATTCCGTGTCGCGGTAGCGCGGCCTTTGTCGCATCCCCGCCGCCTTTGTCGGGGATGCGACAAAGGATGGAACCCAGCATTTCCGCCATTTTATTGCGTTGCAGCACTTGGCATCGCCATTGCAGAGGAACCGGCATAGACCCCTGACGAGGAGGCCGCCGGTGTCTGGCAACGTCATCTCTCTCTCCAGCATCGTCCGTGGACCCATGGTCCCCGCCGACGCTCCGGCCGCGCCCACCGGCGGCTGTTCCTCCAAGTCCTGCGGGTCGGATGCGGGCCAGGGCGACATGCCCGCCCACATCTGGGACAAGGTCAAGGACCATCCCTGCTACTCGGAAGAAGCCCACCACTACTTCGCCCGCATGCATGTGGCGGTGGCGCCGGCGTGCAACATCCAGTGCAATTACTGCAACCGGAAGTACGACTGCGCCAACGAATCGCGCCCCGGCGTCACCAGCGAGAAGCTGACCCCTGAACAGGCGGCGCGCAAGGTGGCGGCGGTGGCGGCCAAGGTGCCGCAGCTTTCGGTGCTGGGCATCGCGGGTCCGGGCGATTCCCTGTTCGACTGGAAGAAGACCTCGGCCACCTTCCGCGAGGTGTCCAAGCTGCTGCCCGACCTCAAATACTGCGTCTCGACCAACGGCCTGGCGCTGCCCGACCACCTGGACGAACTGGCCCAGCACAACATCGACCACGTCACCATCACCATCAACATGGTGGACCCCGAGATCGGCGCGCTGATCTATCCCTGGATCTATTTCAAGGGCAAGCGCTACACCGGCATCGAGGCGGCGCGCATCCTGCACGAGCGCCAGATGGAAGGCCTGGAGGGTCTGACGGCGCGCGGCATCCTCACCAAGATCAACTCGGTGATGATCCCCGGCATCAACGACCGGCACCTGATCGAGGTGAACAAGGAAATCAAGGCCCGCGGCGCCTTCCTGCACAACGTCATGCCGCTGATCTCGGACCCGGCCCACGGCACCGCCTTTGGTCTGTCCGGCCAGCGCGGCCCCAAGCCCGCCGAGTTGAAGGACCTGCAGGACAAACTGGCCGGCGGCGCCAATCTGATGCGCCACTGCCGCCAGTGCCGCGCCGACGCGGTGGGCATGCTGGGCGAGGATCTGTCCCAGGACTTCACCCTGGACAAGCTTCCGGAAGTGGCCGCCGCCTTTGATCCCGAGCCCCGCCGCCTCTACCGCGAGGTGGTCGAGCGCGAGCGGGCCGACCGCGCCAAGGCGCTGGCCGGCGCCGAGGCCGAACTGGCCGAAGCCGTCGCCCAGGCCCCCACCAAGCTGGTCGCCGTCTGCACCAAGGGCGGCGGGCGCATCAACCAGCATTTCGGCCACGCCACGGAATTCCAGATCTTCGAGGTGGACGCCACGGGCGTGCGCTTCTCGGGCCATCGCAAGGCCGACAATTACTGTGCCGGCGGCTATGGCGACGACGACAAGCTGGACGTGGTCCTGGCCGCGCTGGACGGCATCGACACGGTGTTCGTGGCCAAGATCGGCCGCTGCCCCAAGGATGACCTGAAGAAGGCCGGCATCGAGGCCATCGATACCTACCCCTTCGACTACATCGAGACGGCGGTGGCCGGCTGGTACGCCCAGCGGTTCGGCCAGACCTCTGAAACCGCTGAAATTGCCTAGAAAGAGGAGAATACGATTATGGCTCTGAAGATCATCGCTTCCGAATGCACCACCTGCGGCGCCTGCGAGTTCGAGTGCCCCAACGCCGCCATCTCCATCAAGAGCGACGTCTACGCCATCAAGGCGTCGGGCTGCACCGAGTGCGACGGCGACGCGCCCAAGTGCCAGGCGGTCTGCCCGGTCGAGGGCTGCATCGTCCAGGGCTGACCATTTACCGGAAAGGGTGCCGTCATGAGCGAAGACGCGAATTTCGAGCTGTGGGACAAACCTCTTTACGAGCGTGGCGACAAGGTCGCGGCGCTCAGAGATGTCCGCAACGACGGCACCTATCCCGGCTCCCGGATCGGCGAGTTCCTGATCCGCAAGGGCGAGGTGGGCTACGTCACCCAGGTGGGGACCTATCTCAACCGCTTCTACGTCTATGCCGTGGATTTCCTGGAGGCCGAGCGGCTG harbors:
- a CDS encoding 4Fe-4S dicluster domain-containing protein, whose product is MALKIIASECTTCGACEFECPNAAISIKSDVYAIKASGCTECDGDAPKCQAVCPVEGCIVQG
- a CDS encoding nitrogen fixation protein NifZ — its product is MSEDANFELWDKPLYERGDKVAALRDVRNDGTYPGSRIGEFLIRKGEVGYVTQVGTYLNRFYVYAVDFLEAERLVGMRAHELERAEEEERKAS
- the nifB gene encoding nitrogenase cofactor biosynthesis protein NifB; this encodes MSGNVISLSSIVRGPMVPADAPAAPTGGCSSKSCGSDAGQGDMPAHIWDKVKDHPCYSEEAHHYFARMHVAVAPACNIQCNYCNRKYDCANESRPGVTSEKLTPEQAARKVAAVAAKVPQLSVLGIAGPGDSLFDWKKTSATFREVSKLLPDLKYCVSTNGLALPDHLDELAQHNIDHVTITINMVDPEIGALIYPWIYFKGKRYTGIEAARILHERQMEGLEGLTARGILTKINSVMIPGINDRHLIEVNKEIKARGAFLHNVMPLISDPAHGTAFGLSGQRGPKPAELKDLQDKLAGGANLMRHCRQCRADAVGMLGEDLSQDFTLDKLPEVAAAFDPEPRRLYREVVERERADRAKALAGAEAELAEAVAQAPTKLVAVCTKGGGRINQHFGHATEFQIFEVDATGVRFSGHRKADNYCAGGYGDDDKLDVVLAALDGIDTVFVAKIGRCPKDDLKKAGIEAIDTYPFDYIETAVAGWYAQRFGQTSETAEIA